From Chlamydiifrater volucris, one genomic window encodes:
- the recR gene encoding recombination mediator RecR: MIKYPEYLFRLISALKRLPGVGYKTAEKLAFEMLLWPESKLQEISSAIHDVSESVSFCSECFCLKEASEDCSFCTDSDRESEKLCVVASCKDVFLLEKAKVFRGNYHVLGSLLSPITGKKPELIRVQMLKERIQKKNYKEVIISFDATLEGDTTAMFIKEELMECGVVISRLALGIPMGLSFDYVDSGTLARAFSGRNSY, from the coding sequence ATGATTAAGTACCCAGAGTATTTGTTTAGGTTGATCTCTGCTTTAAAAAGATTGCCCGGAGTTGGTTACAAAACCGCAGAGAAGCTTGCTTTCGAAATGTTATTGTGGCCAGAAAGTAAGTTGCAAGAGATATCGTCTGCTATTCATGATGTTTCTGAGAGCGTGTCTTTTTGCTCTGAGTGCTTTTGTCTAAAGGAGGCTTCGGAAGATTGTTCTTTCTGCACAGATTCAGACAGGGAATCTGAAAAGCTTTGCGTGGTAGCATCTTGTAAAGATGTTTTTTTGTTAGAAAAGGCAAAAGTTTTTCGTGGTAACTATCATGTTTTGGGATCTTTGCTCTCGCCTATTACAGGGAAAAAACCTGAGCTTATTCGGGTGCAGATGCTAAAAGAAAGAATACAGAAAAAAAACTATAAGGAAGTTATTATCTCTTTTGATGCCACCTTAGAGGGGGATACTACAGCCATGTTTATAAAAGAAGAACTTATGGAATGTGGTGTGGTTATATCCAGGTTAGCCCTGGGAATTCCTATGGGGTTATCATTTGATTACGTGGACTCCGGGACTCTGGCCAGAGCCTTCTCCGGAAGGAATTCATATTAA
- the acpP gene encoding acyl carrier protein, producing the protein MSLQEEIIDIVVEQLGVSKEEVTLDKSFIEDLNADSLDLTELIMTFEEKFNFEISEEEAEGLRTVRDVIEFIQSKQS; encoded by the coding sequence ATGAGTTTACAAGAAGAAATCATAGACATTGTTGTAGAACAGCTCGGAGTAAGCAAAGAAGAAGTGACCCTTGATAAATCTTTCATTGAAGATTTGAACGCGGATAGTCTTGATTTAACAGAATTAATTATGACTTTCGAAGAAAAATTTAATTTCGAAATTTCTGAGGAAGAAGCTGAAGGTCTTCGCACCGTCAGGGATGTCATTGAATTCATTCAGTCTAAACAATCATAA
- the fabG gene encoding 3-oxoacyl-ACP reductase FabG, translated as MKNFLEGKRAIVTGGSRGIGFGIAKAFIEYGATVEIWGTNENGCQKAVEELSALGGVGSVSYSKVDVTSSAQIQDAMSCFLRNYEALDILVNNAGITRDNLLMKMSNEDWEAVIQTNLFSVFYTCSAAIRHMMKARSGSIINITSIVGKTGNPGQTNYAASKAGIIGFSKALAKEVGSRNIRVNCIAPGYIQTDMTASLKEELKASWIKMTPLARLGNVEDIAGAALFLASPWSSYVTSQVITVDGGITS; from the coding sequence ATGAAAAATTTTCTCGAAGGGAAGCGAGCCATAGTTACTGGCGGGAGTCGTGGCATAGGATTTGGCATAGCTAAAGCTTTTATCGAATATGGAGCGACAGTAGAAATTTGGGGAACCAATGAAAACGGATGCCAAAAAGCTGTTGAGGAACTATCTGCTTTAGGGGGAGTTGGTAGCGTTTCATATTCCAAAGTGGATGTGACTTCTTCAGCACAGATTCAAGACGCTATGTCCTGCTTCTTAAGAAATTACGAAGCCCTAGACATTTTAGTCAACAATGCAGGAATTACCAGAGATAACCTGCTTATGAAAATGAGCAATGAAGACTGGGAAGCTGTTATACAAACGAATCTATTTTCAGTTTTTTATACTTGCTCGGCAGCAATCCGTCATATGATGAAAGCTCGGTCAGGTTCAATTATAAATATTACTTCTATCGTAGGCAAAACAGGAAACCCTGGTCAAACGAACTATGCAGCCTCTAAAGCTGGAATTATCGGATTTTCTAAAGCCTTAGCTAAGGAAGTAGGTTCTAGAAATATCCGAGTGAATTGTATCGCTCCAGGATATATACAAACGGACATGACTGCTTCATTAAAAGAAGAACTGAAAGCTTCTTGGATAAAAATGACTCCTCTAGCCCGTTTGGGCAACGTAGAAGATATAGCTGGAGCTGCGTTATTTTTAGCTTCACCTTGGTCTTCCTATGTGACATCACAAGTCATAACTGTTGACGGAGGAATAACTTCATAA
- a CDS encoding OmpH family outer membrane protein translates to MRKILPITLLISLLGISSYGNDCKIGYVSLKKCIEESELGKKETAELETLKKQFASNAEQMEKELSSLYEKLQDEDYMESLSSSATEELQKKFEELSQEYNVYQNQSYQLLNQHNYRRVQKLIQEVKVASEKVRKEKRLQVIFNEEAILATSESYDVTDEVIKALDSTIASHK, encoded by the coding sequence ATGAGAAAGATATTACCTATCACCCTTCTTATTAGTCTCCTTGGAATTTCGTCTTATGGCAATGATTGCAAGATAGGCTACGTTAGCTTAAAAAAATGTATTGAAGAGTCTGAGCTGGGCAAAAAAGAAACAGCAGAGCTGGAGACGTTAAAGAAGCAGTTTGCATCTAATGCTGAACAGATGGAAAAGGAGCTGTCATCTCTTTACGAAAAGCTTCAAGACGAAGATTACATGGAAAGTCTTTCTTCTTCAGCGACTGAAGAGTTGCAGAAGAAGTTTGAAGAGCTTTCTCAAGAGTATAATGTCTATCAAAATCAGTCTTATCAGCTGCTTAATCAGCACAATTATAGAAGAGTGCAGAAATTGATACAGGAAGTTAAAGTAGCTTCAGAAAAGGTCCGTAAAGAAAAAAGATTACAAGTGATCTTTAATGAAGAAGCTATTTTAGCTACGTCTGAGAGCTATGATGTTACTGATGAGGTAATAAAAGCTTTGGATTCCACAATAGCTTCACACAAATAA
- the incB gene encoding inclusion membrane protein IncB produces the protein MTHTAPNPYVSGPLPGAPAPWGHHDPYQYGSVTSAQYNALCAEIANIKSSLDDCCKGSHDSKRSLDIIRDELVGVKSMALELFEEARDRRSSSQESGAGPDALQATVYQNKPTCCESLSALLLTIIALVSITVLACCLVAACGGFPLLMTILNACSLGAIVALPILASVSSTVATLSILATYMILNAHSYRVELSRMVQGGGSGSGAGLHL, from the coding sequence ATGACACATACAGCTCCCAATCCTTATGTCTCTGGTCCTTTGCCGGGAGCCCCTGCTCCTTGGGGTCATCATGATCCGTACCAGTACGGAAGTGTGACTTCAGCGCAATATAACGCTTTGTGCGCCGAAATAGCCAATATTAAGTCGTCTTTGGATGACTGCTGTAAAGGGTCTCATGACTCGAAGAGAAGTTTGGATATTATTCGGGATGAATTGGTTGGTGTTAAGAGTATGGCTTTAGAGTTGTTCGAGGAAGCCAGGGATCGTCGTTCGTCTTCTCAAGAAAGTGGAGCGGGGCCCGATGCTTTGCAGGCTACTGTTTACCAAAATAAACCCACCTGTTGTGAGAGCTTGTCTGCATTATTGCTTACAATTATTGCTCTTGTTTCTATCACTGTGTTGGCGTGTTGCTTAGTGGCCGCTTGTGGAGGGTTTCCCTTGTTAATGACCATTTTAAATGCGTGCTCTTTAGGGGCTATAGTTGCATTGCCTATTTTGGCTAGTGTTTCTTCGACGGTTGCTACGTTAAGTATTTTAGCCACGTATATGATTCTAAACGCTCATTCTTATCGTGTTGAGCTTAGTAGAATGGTTCAAGGAGGAGGCTCTGGTAGTGGAGCTGGGCTCCATCTATAG
- a CDS encoding sodium-dependent transporter, producing the protein MMSNSRRFSSRFGFIVSMMGIAIGAGNIWRFPRVVAQNHGGAFLIAWIIFLFVWSIPLIITELSLGKLVRSSPFRAFPILLGKRFVWTGAFITVVTTCIAAYYSVVVGWGFSYFVYSIFGCLHKGADFSILWESYQDSYWPLLAHLFAIGMAFHIVKKGIVNGIERCNKVLIPVFFVCLLFFLIQVLFLPKAVIGIKELFFTDFRQLFHYKVWVEALSQNAWDTGAGWGLLFVYAGFAKQKEAVVSNGVTTAVLNNVVSLLMAIIIFSAASSLSNQGLSELVTGKGSSSLGLTFICLPFLFTCLPGPIWLSTIFSAIFFLAFSIAALSSMISMLFLLSNSFEDLGVSKKKSVTIASFVIFILGVPSAISTSFFLNQDYVWGVALIINGLFIVAAAYKYGFRRLIETSINSAPKDIRVGRKFTCLVKYVSPLLGASLLFWYLGESLFIKESWWNPFCLGSFSNILFQWSVPLVIFLFLTLTFLRKFNKN; encoded by the coding sequence CTGATGAGTAATTCACGTCGTTTTAGTTCCAGATTTGGATTTATTGTTTCCATGATGGGAATAGCTATTGGAGCAGGGAATATATGGAGATTTCCCAGAGTAGTGGCTCAAAATCATGGTGGAGCTTTTTTAATAGCTTGGATAATATTTCTTTTCGTTTGGTCTATTCCACTAATTATCACAGAGCTGTCTTTGGGAAAACTAGTAAGGTCTTCACCTTTTCGAGCTTTTCCTATTCTCCTTGGAAAACGGTTTGTTTGGACAGGAGCTTTTATAACAGTTGTGACTACTTGTATAGCAGCTTATTACTCTGTAGTAGTTGGATGGGGGTTTTCTTATTTCGTTTATTCTATATTTGGATGCTTGCATAAAGGGGCTGATTTTTCCATCTTATGGGAAAGTTATCAAGATAGTTATTGGCCTCTTTTGGCACATCTGTTTGCCATAGGTATGGCATTTCATATAGTAAAGAAGGGAATTGTTAATGGAATAGAGCGTTGTAATAAAGTTTTAATTCCGGTGTTTTTTGTTTGCCTGCTATTTTTTTTGATCCAGGTTTTGTTTTTACCCAAGGCCGTCATTGGAATAAAAGAGTTGTTTTTTACCGATTTTCGGCAGCTTTTTCATTACAAGGTTTGGGTAGAGGCTTTAAGTCAAAATGCATGGGATACGGGCGCTGGATGGGGGCTTTTGTTTGTTTATGCTGGGTTTGCTAAGCAAAAGGAAGCTGTTGTGTCCAACGGTGTAACAACTGCTGTATTAAACAATGTTGTTTCGTTACTTATGGCCATAATCATTTTTTCTGCAGCCTCTAGCTTAAGTAATCAAGGACTAAGTGAACTTGTTACAGGCAAAGGAAGTTCTAGTTTGGGGTTAACGTTCATTTGTCTCCCATTTTTGTTTACCTGTTTACCAGGCCCTATTTGGTTATCGACCATATTTTCTGCTATCTTTTTTCTAGCTTTTTCCATAGCAGCTCTATCTTCTATGATTTCTATGCTGTTCCTCCTATCAAATTCTTTTGAGGATCTGGGGGTTTCTAAAAAAAAATCCGTGACTATTGCTTCATTTGTGATTTTTATTTTGGGAGTTCCATCAGCTATAAGCACGTCGTTTTTCCTCAACCAAGATTATGTGTGGGGCGTTGCTTTGATTATTAATGGATTGTTTATTGTAGCTGCTGCTTACAAGTATGGTTTCAGAAGATTAATAGAGACCTCTATTAACTCTGCCCCTAAGGATATTCGAGTGGGTCGTAAATTCACATGCTTAGTGAAATATGTATCTCCCCTACTTGGGGCTTCTTTGTTATTTTGGTATTTAGGAGAAAGTTTATTTATAAAAGAGTCCTGGTGGAATCCATTTTGTTTAGGAAGCTTTTCTAATATCCTTTTTCAATGGAGCGTTCCTTTAGTGATTTTTCTTTTTCTAACCCTTACATTTTTGAGAAAATTCAATAAAAATTAA
- the fabD gene encoding ACP S-malonyltransferase yields MNKGVALLFSGQGSQYVGMGEDLKNSYPVAAEVFEKADDILGFKLSSLMFSGPKETLLETVNSQLAIYVHGIATLAVIKSLTNINVCCTAGLSLGEYTALTASGAASFEKILPLIKIRGQLMNDACLQTGGGMAAVIGLSPEVVEQTTASIGDVWVANYNAPSQIVISGVKEKIDESITVFKSIGARKVIPLNVFGAFHSPLMRSAEEGLVPHLEELNLQETPIKVISNYSGDFCESMEVFRSQLLRQITSPTRWYQGCLSMDDKCDLFLEVGCGKVLAGINSLIGVTHPTQSIGCVKSVEKFLSNMK; encoded by the coding sequence ATGAATAAGGGAGTTGCATTACTGTTTTCAGGACAGGGTTCTCAATATGTAGGCATGGGAGAAGATCTTAAAAACTCTTATCCAGTTGCTGCTGAGGTGTTTGAAAAAGCTGATGACATTTTAGGTTTCAAACTCTCATCTCTAATGTTCTCTGGCCCCAAAGAAACACTACTAGAGACTGTCAATAGTCAGCTAGCTATCTACGTTCACGGTATAGCTACCCTAGCTGTGATTAAGTCGCTTACCAATATCAATGTTTGTTGTACGGCCGGTCTTAGTTTAGGTGAGTATACGGCCCTCACAGCCTCCGGAGCTGCTTCTTTCGAAAAAATTCTGCCTCTCATAAAGATCAGAGGCCAATTGATGAACGATGCTTGTTTGCAAACCGGTGGAGGTATGGCTGCTGTTATCGGCTTGTCTCCGGAAGTCGTTGAACAAACTACTGCAAGCATCGGAGATGTTTGGGTAGCCAATTACAATGCACCGTCTCAGATTGTGATATCTGGCGTTAAAGAAAAAATTGACGAGTCTATAACAGTTTTCAAGTCAATTGGAGCAAGAAAAGTTATCCCATTGAATGTTTTTGGAGCCTTTCATTCTCCGCTTATGCGTTCAGCGGAGGAGGGCCTTGTGCCTCATCTTGAGGAGCTAAATCTTCAAGAAACTCCTATCAAAGTGATTTCTAACTACTCTGGGGATTTTTGCGAATCTATGGAAGTTTTTCGTTCCCAACTGCTTCGACAAATAACTTCCCCAACTCGCTGGTATCAAGGATGTTTGTCCATGGACGATAAATGCGATTTGTTTTTAGAAGTAGGTTGTGGAAAGGTTTTGGCTGGAATAAATAGTTTAATTGGCGTTACACACCCTACTCAAAGCATAGGTTGTGTAAAAAGCGTAGAGAAGTTTTTATCGAATATGAAATAA
- a CDS encoding beta-ketoacyl-ACP synthase III yields MKKIRAAILATGSYLPKRVLSNADLEKIVDTSDEWIISRTGMRERRIAEKNESTSSMGARAAEQAIRKAGIAKENIDCIIFSTSAPDYIFPACAALAQDYLNMKDIPAFDCLAACTGYLYGISVAKAYVESGLYSNVLLIAADKLSSFVNYRDRNTCVLFGDGASAAIIGKEQPGSLSISNVCLGADGSMADLLSLPAGGSKLPASKETLEKDLHYITMEGKEVFRHAVRRMESAAKECIEKAGLREDDLDWLVPHQANERIIDAIAKRFGIDEEKVFKTVGKYGNTAASSVGIALDELLSKHSVNAQDNLLLVAFGGGLSWGAVVLNKVQG; encoded by the coding sequence GTGAAAAAGATAAGGGCAGCAATATTAGCAACAGGTTCCTACCTTCCCAAGAGGGTATTATCTAACGCAGATTTAGAAAAAATAGTGGACACCTCTGATGAGTGGATTATTTCTCGAACAGGAATGAGAGAAAGAAGAATAGCAGAAAAAAATGAAAGCACGTCCTCAATGGGGGCACGGGCTGCTGAACAAGCTATAAGAAAAGCAGGGATTGCGAAAGAAAACATTGACTGCATCATTTTTTCAACATCAGCTCCAGATTATATCTTTCCTGCTTGTGCAGCTTTGGCTCAAGATTATTTGAATATGAAAGATATTCCGGCATTTGATTGCCTGGCTGCATGTACGGGCTACTTGTATGGGATCTCTGTGGCTAAGGCTTATGTTGAATCAGGCTTGTACAGCAACGTATTATTGATAGCAGCCGACAAATTGTCTTCTTTCGTTAATTACAGAGATAGAAACACATGTGTTTTATTTGGAGATGGAGCTTCCGCAGCAATCATCGGGAAAGAACAACCCGGCTCTTTAAGCATCTCTAACGTATGCCTAGGCGCTGACGGAAGCATGGCGGATCTTCTTAGTCTTCCTGCAGGGGGAAGTAAACTACCCGCATCAAAGGAGACTCTTGAGAAAGATCTTCATTACATAACCATGGAGGGAAAAGAAGTTTTCAGACACGCTGTACGACGTATGGAGTCTGCTGCTAAGGAGTGCATAGAAAAAGCAGGCCTTCGAGAAGACGATTTAGATTGGCTGGTTCCCCATCAAGCCAACGAACGAATTATTGATGCCATAGCCAAGCGATTTGGAATTGATGAAGAAAAAGTCTTCAAAACTGTAGGCAAGTATGGTAACACAGCAGCCTCTTCGGTTGGAATAGCTTTGGATGAATTGCTTTCTAAACACTCTGTAAATGCTCAAGATAATCTTCTTTTGGTAGCTTTCGGAGGGGGACTTTCTTGGGGTGCTGTTGTTTTAAATAAAGTGCAGGGATAG
- the bamA gene encoding outer membrane protein assembly factor BamA has translation MKDKRNFLLLLVLLQSSITMSAGQIVGDNRSVVDKVEIVVEGKRSKSRCKTPDIKVKEGSLFSQTEFDKDLRDLSKDYDRVDPQVSFSEGKAYVKVVLVEKPVIRKIEIIGNKEFSDYKILRTLQISQDAQFEREKFLKSFEILRTSYLKRGFFESDLSYELDHDESQGVIDIKINIKEGVCGRIKKLKLCGLTRSERNDVQEFMVTKAYSPCFSWFTGAGLYHPEMIEQDAFGVTNYLQNLGYADARVDVQQETDSKGNIILCFDVQKGPKYRLGHVHVEGFACLPKKAVEKQMLIGSGDLFCSEKIWTTSQKIRDLYAKYGYINANVEVSFSLHPSLPVYDVCYSVVEGEPYKVGLIKITGNTRTKQDVILHESCLFPGDRFNKSNLEETEQRLRNTGYFNSVSVYTVRSQLDPLNVSEQYRDIYVEVSETSTGNLGLFLGFSSLDNLFGGIELSESNFYLLGVRNFLSEGFRCLRGGGEYLFLKANFGEKVTDYTLKWTKPHFLNTPWILGVELDKSINKALSKDYEVETYGGNVSTTYIITKNLRYGLYYRGSQTSLERKNRQDQVGPDPSTNKGFVSAAGTNLIYDSVTPPRNPKNGIRANINFEVSGLGGTYHFTKLKLSGSVYRQLTRKGVLKLRGEAQFIKPFSDTTIDGVPISERFFLGGETTVRGYKSFIIGPKYSENEPKGGLTSLLLSEEFQYPLVTQPNVSAFVFMDSGFVGLKEYKIDLRDLRGSAGFGLRFDVMNNVPVMMGFGWPFRPTEIFDGKKINVTQRFFFALGGMF, from the coding sequence ATGAAAGATAAGCGTAATTTTTTACTCCTGTTAGTTTTGCTTCAATCTTCCATAACAATGTCTGCAGGGCAGATTGTTGGGGATAATCGTTCGGTGGTTGATAAGGTCGAGATTGTTGTCGAAGGTAAGCGAAGTAAGTCTAGGTGTAAAACTCCTGACATTAAGGTTAAGGAGGGGTCGTTATTTTCTCAGACAGAGTTTGATAAAGACTTAAGAGACTTATCTAAGGATTATGATCGAGTTGATCCTCAGGTTTCTTTTTCGGAGGGAAAGGCCTATGTCAAGGTTGTTCTTGTGGAAAAGCCTGTAATTCGCAAGATAGAGATCATTGGAAATAAAGAGTTTTCTGACTACAAGATCTTGCGCACACTGCAAATTTCTCAGGACGCCCAGTTCGAAAGGGAGAAGTTTCTTAAGTCTTTTGAGATTTTAAGAACGTCCTATCTTAAAAGAGGATTTTTTGAGTCGGACCTCTCGTACGAGCTAGATCACGATGAGAGTCAGGGTGTCATCGACATTAAAATTAATATTAAAGAAGGTGTTTGCGGTAGGATTAAAAAGCTTAAACTTTGTGGTCTGACGAGGTCGGAAAGAAATGATGTCCAGGAATTCATGGTCACCAAGGCTTATAGCCCGTGCTTCAGCTGGTTTACTGGAGCCGGGTTATACCATCCGGAAATGATAGAGCAAGATGCTTTCGGAGTTACGAACTATCTTCAGAACTTGGGTTATGCTGATGCTAGGGTTGATGTGCAGCAAGAGACTGATAGCAAAGGAAATATAATACTTTGTTTTGACGTGCAAAAAGGACCCAAATATAGACTAGGGCATGTTCATGTAGAAGGATTTGCTTGTCTGCCTAAAAAAGCAGTAGAGAAGCAAATGTTGATAGGATCTGGAGATTTGTTTTGCTCAGAAAAGATTTGGACGACTTCCCAAAAAATTAGGGACTTGTATGCGAAATACGGTTACATTAATGCCAATGTAGAAGTTTCTTTCAGTTTACATCCCTCTCTCCCCGTCTACGATGTTTGTTATTCTGTTGTGGAAGGAGAACCTTACAAAGTTGGGTTGATTAAAATCACGGGAAATACAAGAACCAAGCAGGATGTTATTTTGCACGAAAGCTGTCTGTTTCCTGGCGATAGATTTAACAAATCGAATTTAGAGGAAACAGAACAGCGGTTAAGGAATACGGGATATTTTAATAGCGTTAGTGTTTACACGGTTCGATCTCAATTAGATCCCCTAAACGTTTCAGAACAGTATCGAGATATTTATGTAGAAGTTTCTGAGACGTCTACTGGAAACTTGGGATTGTTTTTGGGTTTTAGCTCTTTGGACAATTTGTTTGGGGGGATAGAGCTCTCTGAAAGTAATTTTTATCTTTTAGGTGTTCGCAACTTTCTTAGTGAAGGTTTCCGTTGTTTGCGAGGTGGTGGTGAATATCTTTTCCTAAAGGCAAACTTTGGGGAAAAGGTTACCGACTATACTCTGAAGTGGACAAAGCCTCATTTTCTTAATACTCCTTGGATACTCGGAGTAGAGTTAGATAAGTCCATTAATAAGGCCCTGTCCAAAGATTATGAAGTAGAGACGTACGGCGGAAATGTTAGTACGACATATATCATCACCAAAAATCTTCGTTACGGTTTGTATTATCGGGGTAGTCAAACGAGTTTAGAACGTAAAAATAGACAAGACCAGGTAGGTCCGGATCCCTCGACAAACAAAGGGTTTGTTTCTGCTGCAGGAACTAATTTGATTTATGACTCTGTCACTCCCCCAAGGAATCCTAAGAATGGAATTCGAGCGAATATAAATTTTGAGGTCTCTGGCTTAGGAGGGACTTACCATTTCACGAAGTTGAAACTTTCTGGATCGGTTTATAGGCAGCTAACAAGAAAGGGGGTTTTAAAACTTCGGGGAGAAGCTCAATTTATTAAGCCATTCAGTGATACCACGATTGATGGAGTTCCTATAAGTGAAAGATTTTTCTTAGGAGGAGAGACCACTGTTAGGGGTTATAAATCCTTCATCATTGGGCCTAAGTATTCGGAAAATGAACCTAAGGGAGGACTTACCTCCTTACTTCTCTCGGAAGAGTTTCAGTATCCTTTAGTCACACAGCCGAATGTGAGCGCGTTTGTGTTTATGGACTCTGGTTTTGTTGGTTTAAAAGAGTATAAGATAGATCTTAGAGACTTGAGAGGAAGTGCCGGATTTGGTTTGCGGTTTGATGTAATGAATAATGTTCCGGTTATGATGGGCTTTGGATGGCCTTTCCGACCAACGGAGATATTTGATGGAAAAAAAATCAATGTTACCCAGAGGTTCTTTTTTGCTTTGGGAGGAATGTTCTAA
- a CDS encoding cyclic nucleotide-binding domain-containing protein: MNLIDKAFLLKKTSFFGSLDMDVLLAIADRTDNLIFKPKSDIFEIGQPGYSLYIIAEGIVVIKGAAKEIIDELKPEECFGEESLFNNKFREYSASAKTSVRVLALSKGQFFSVLEECPSVALSILEIYSKQFSFRSRG; encoded by the coding sequence ATGAATCTTATCGACAAAGCTTTCCTATTAAAGAAAACCTCCTTTTTTGGTTCTCTCGATATGGATGTCTTATTGGCTATCGCAGATAGAACTGATAATCTCATATTTAAACCTAAATCAGATATTTTTGAAATAGGCCAGCCAGGGTACAGTCTGTATATTATAGCAGAAGGAATTGTGGTGATTAAGGGAGCAGCTAAGGAAATTATTGATGAACTTAAACCCGAAGAGTGCTTTGGAGAAGAAAGCTTATTTAATAATAAATTTAGGGAGTATTCTGCATCGGCAAAAACCTCTGTGCGAGTGTTAGCTCTTAGCAAGGGTCAATTTTTCAGTGTATTAGAAGAATGCCCTTCAGTAGCGCTCTCAATTTTAGAGATATATTCAAAACAGTTCTCTTTTAGGAGCAGAGGATAA
- a CDS encoding dicarboxylate/amino acid:cation symporter has product MSNKPLKQTVFLLIAFLFGFCSGLSGIPQVFLFADIVSSLFMSVLKLVGIPLVFLSIVSTLSSFKRLDAVLFLGRKVLMYTLLTTLVAAAVGLGLYLLLIHPMRHVLAENAYSGSDVGLTSRYLTFFSDAFPSNFIKPFLEGNIVSVFILAALVGISSLFVSDFEREFLHKLSTTLFSILLKIAKGSVSFLPVVIAAFSVLLARDLSSEKTVKGLVCYLICVLSANLIQGLIVLPLFLKIHQVSPIKTIRGMFPALVTAFFSKSSSATLPLTMELSEENLKIRPEISRFSFPLCSVINMNGCAAFILITVLYVCRENGIFISLPEMFLWVGISSLAAIGNAGVPMGCYFLSSALLSSMGVPLHLLGSILPFYAFLDMVETSLNVWSDCCITAMVDKFFSHHRLN; this is encoded by the coding sequence ATGAGTAATAAGCCCCTGAAACAAACGGTATTTTTATTGATAGCTTTTCTTTTTGGATTTTGTTCAGGGTTAAGTGGTATTCCACAAGTTTTTCTTTTTGCAGATATCGTTTCGAGTCTGTTCATGAGCGTCCTTAAACTTGTCGGAATTCCTCTTGTCTTTCTATCGATTGTCTCCACCCTTTCTAGCTTTAAACGTTTGGACGCTGTTCTGTTCTTGGGAAGAAAAGTTTTAATGTACACTCTTTTGACGACCTTAGTAGCTGCTGCCGTAGGACTGGGTTTATACCTTTTACTCATTCATCCTATGAGGCATGTCCTTGCTGAAAATGCGTATTCAGGAAGTGACGTCGGCCTTACGTCCAGATATCTAACTTTTTTTTCTGACGCATTCCCTAGCAATTTTATTAAACCTTTTCTCGAAGGAAATATTGTTTCTGTTTTTATTTTAGCGGCTCTAGTAGGGATCTCCTCTCTGTTTGTCTCGGACTTTGAAAGAGAATTTTTGCATAAATTATCTACTACTTTGTTTTCCATTCTTCTGAAGATAGCCAAAGGATCTGTTTCTTTTCTTCCTGTTGTTATTGCAGCCTTTTCTGTTTTGTTGGCGAGAGACTTATCTTCAGAAAAAACGGTGAAAGGTCTTGTGTGTTATTTGATTTGTGTTCTCTCTGCTAATTTGATACAAGGGCTGATAGTTCTTCCTTTATTCCTGAAAATTCATCAGGTTTCTCCAATCAAAACGATTAGAGGGATGTTTCCTGCTTTGGTAACAGCATTTTTTTCAAAATCTTCTTCCGCAACTTTGCCTCTGACTATGGAGCTTTCTGAAGAAAATCTAAAGATTCGACCAGAAATTTCTAGATTTTCATTTCCGCTGTGCTCTGTGATCAATATGAACGGATGTGCGGCATTTATTCTTATAACAGTTCTGTATGTCTGTCGGGAAAACGGCATATTTATCTCTCTTCCAGAGATGTTTTTATGGGTGGGAATATCATCCCTAGCTGCTATTGGAAACGCAGGTGTGCCTATGGGGTGCTATTTTTTAAGTTCAGCTCTCCTAAGTTCTATGGGAGTTCCTCTTCATCTTCTGGGATCTATTTTACCCTTCTATGCTTTTTTGGATATGGTAGAGACTTCATTAAACGTTTGGTCAGATTGCTGTATTACAGCAATGGTTGATAAATTTTTTTCTCATCACAGATTGAATTGA